One Onthophagus taurus isolate NC chromosome 11, IU_Otau_3.0, whole genome shotgun sequence genomic window carries:
- the LOC111429016 gene encoding uncharacterized protein, whose translation MSLFWRTVLAFATVSSTMAILIGGEQDVASPLRVAQCRATCLERFSNDGPNGESMCLQGPDCFMCWENCELLQSNFQVWGAMCQEKEICFPGCQEACRFHAEASANIQQTQPVIHTKGEGVIRVSGALARWPRPTLVNPSTPLVYVVMRKSQSGPWRQIIQTLDLTTRVPLNSDQPGSMLRVLVVDPQGLITIYSPDEAVARENRKRKKTINTEIKATTSRSTQIDYDAPWTLREVSLIHQKVLVIGEIAWEPKTTRGIYLVTWEVDGGGLKGNLFTDSTCVTLSLWPDTVYHIQVELVSRTPGVENLKSEMMDLDTGRAQKVSTESQDDLNMIPEETRDELNSPRLSVLVSAVKGEKTEKWHNMELILGCSAAVLTFALVLAVNFWRCRRRGNGIDNMITGSSSIRSHKLVEDLTCYRSFQPIMTVVGSVNERQSLTQSCATPDVTFSDANEEKQSRNVQV comes from the exons ttttcaaATGATGGGCCAAATGGGGAATCGATGTGCCTCCAAGGACCAGATTGCTTCATG TGCTGGGAGAACTGCGAGCTGTTGCAGTCCAACTTCCAGGTTTGGGGCGCCATGTGCCAGGAAAAAGAAATATGT TTCCCTGGTTGCCAAGAAGCGTGCCGTTTCCACGCTGAAGCTTCAGCTAACATCCAACAGACTCAGCCGGTGATCCACACGAAAGGGGAAGGGGTCATCAGGGTATCAGGGGCTTTAGCACGATGGCCTCGGCCTACATTGGTAAACCCTTCTACTCCTTTAGTTTACGTGGTTATGCGAAAATCACAATCGGGTCCTTGGCGTCAAATAATTCAAACGTTGGATTTAACCACTAGGGTTCCTCTTAATTCGGATCAACCGGGTTCTATGCTCCGAGTCTTGGTTGTTGATCCTCAAGGATTAATCACTATTTATAGTCCGGACGAAGCTGTAGCGAGAGAAAATCGAAAGAGGAAGAAGACGATTAATACTGAAATTAAAGCAACGACTAGTCGTAGTACACAAATTGATTATGACGCTCCGTGGACTTTAAGAGAAGTGTCTTTAATCCATCAGAAAGTTTTGGTTATCGGCGAGATAGCTTGGGAACCGAAAACGACGAGGGGTATTTATTTGGTAACTTGGGAAGTCGATGGGGGAGGTCTTAAAGGAAATCTGTTCACCGACTCAACCTGTGTTACACTTTCTTTATGGCCTGATACGGTTTATCACATCCAAGTGGAATTAGTTTCAAGAACTCCAGgtgttgaaaatttgaaatccgAAATGATGGATTTGGATACAGGGAGGGCACAAAAAGTCTCGACTGAAAGTCAGGATGATTTGAATATGATCCCCGAAGAAACAAGAGATGAATTAAACTCGCCTCGTTTATCGGTGTTAGTCAGCGCTGTAAAAGGAGAGAAAACAGAAAAGTGGCACAACatggaattaattttaggATGTAGTGCTGCCGTGTTAACCTTTGCACTTGTCTTAGCGGTTAATTTCTGGAGATGTCGAAGAAGGGGGAACGGTATAGATAATATGATAACGGGAAGTAGTTCAATAAGGAGTCACAAATTGGTTGAAGATTTAACGTGTTATAGAA GTTTTCAACCGATCATGACGGTGGTAGGTTCGGTTAACGAGAGGCAATCGCTGACGCAATCCTGTGCCACGCCGGACGTAACTTTCTCGGACGCAAACGAAGAGAAACAGTCAAGAAACGTTCAGGTGTGA